The genomic region GAATAGCGTGTATTATTAACAGATAAGGTTGGACCAGCACATCTAATTTCAGATGTAGCTATTAATCTTTGTTCATTAATTGAAATTCCTTCAGCACCAGCTGCTCTTAACTCATTTATTACCTTCAAAATATCGTCATCGTGAATTAAATATAAGTTTAGATTTTCACCGGTTTTCGATTGTTTTTTACTATCATCAATTACAATTGATATTCCCGGCCCTTGCATTGCTAAAACTCCGGCACCCATTTTTATATTTTCAATATCTTTCGATAACGTTTCTTGTTTATTAGTACTTTCTTTTAATTTCTTCACTTCATCTTGCAGACTATCACGTTCTTTTTCTGTTTGACTGAGACGTTGTGACAAATCTTCAACTCGCTGAAACGGAATTGTCGATCTTATATCCTGCGTAGTCTTAAACTGTACAGCCAACATAAAGCCCAATACTACACAAACAAAAGCGATTGCGGCTTGACCTTGCTTTATCGGGAGCATTAAACTTCCTCCTTATTTAAATTTCATAAATGGTGTTGCATAATTAAGATCAATATATTCAACTTTCATATTCTTTGAACTCAATTCTTGTAACAAAGTTTTTGTTAAGTTAGCTTTTTCTGCTAGACGCTCTTTATTACCTAATTTTATTTGAACCGAATTAGTAGTATAAGCTAAAAAATAATCTTGTTTGCTGATATTTACTTCTGAAAGTTTATTCAAAGTAGCTTCATCTAGCATTGCTAGATATTCTAACATGCTTTTAATATTGACGTCATTAACTATATCACCAATATATAAATTTTCCAATACCATTCCTGTAATAATTGGCAAATTAAATTTTTTCACATTTTTAACTGCTGTTAATATAACACCATTTTTATCAAGCTGCAAAAAGCCATAATCACAGGCAATATAGCAGATTGGTTTGCGTTCTTCAATATTTATCACAATTTCCGTAAACATTTTTCTTGTTACAGTGACTTTTTCAACCCGCAAATCACGCTTTAAGCGTTTCTCCGTCTCTGTTACATTTACATTTAAGACATTGTACGGTTTCGGAATTTGAGCAATATTAAAAAGCTCATCTTCTGTTAAAATATTATTGCCAGTTATTGTTACTGTGCCAATATGAAAACTCGGTAAAGTCAATAGATAAAAAATGCAAAAAGATATTATTAGCAGTAAGATAGCGTTGGTTGTAAATTTCCCCTTACTACTTCGCTGTGCCTTTTTATCTTCTTCCATTCATCTTCACCTCTTATTTTGAAAATGGCTTCAATTATTTTTTCAAGGCCATTAATAATATCTTTTCACATAAATCTTCAAAAGTAATTCCTGCTGATTTTGCAGCTTTCGGAACTAAACTCGTCGCTGTCATCCCTGGAATAGTGTTAACTTCCAAGACATAAGGGTTTTCTGCTTGATCCAACATAAAATCTACTCTAGCAACACCTTTACAACCTAATGCTTTAAAGGTGTTTTCTGCAATATTACTAACCTTATCAGCTACAGTTTGTGTTAATTGTGCTGGCACCAGATAATCTGTTGCACCTTTTGTATATTTTGATTGGTAATCATATTTGCCAGAGTGCGGAACAATCTCAATTATCGGTAAAACTGTAATATCTGCACTGCCCATAACTGCAACAGTTAATTCACGTCCCTTAATATATTGTTCAATTAGAATATTATTATCATATTTTTTGGCAATCTCAATCGCTGCACTCAACTCAATATCATTTTCAGCAATCGTAACGCCAATACTTGAGCCCTGCGCAACAGCTTTTACAACTACCGGCAAGCCAAATTCAGCTATAATATTTCCCTTCGTTGTTGAGTTGATCTCTTCTTTTTTAAACAATTTAGCCGGGGGCGTTGGAATTTCTTCCGCTTTAAAAATTTGCTTTGAAACTGCTTTATCCATTGCAATAGCACTGGCTAAGACACCGGAGCCGGTATAAGGAATATCCAATAATTCCAATGCTCCTTGCAAATAGCCATCTTCACCAAATTTGCCATGAATGGCGTTAAAAACAACTTCACCTTGGTGTTCCTTCAACTGTTCAAACAATCGTGGTGGATCAAGCTCCAATCCAATGGCATTATAACCTTTACTTTGTAAGGCCGCTAAAATAGCATTACCGGTATTAAGCGAAACCTCACGTTCTGAGGAAGGCCCACCCATAAGCACTATAATTTTTTTATTCATCATTTAAGACTCCTCCATAGAGAAATCATTATTTATTTAATGATTCCAATAATTCTTCTCCAGTTAAAAATATATCTCCAGCACCCATTGTCATAATTAAATCTCCATCCTTCGCAATATCAGCTAAGTACTGTGAAATATCACTACGTTGTTCAATATAAACAACCTCTTGTCCGATTTGTTCTTTTATTCTTTCCGCTAACAATTTTCCGGTAACTCCAGCTATTGGAGCTTCACCTGCAGAATATATTTCCGTTAAAATTAGAATGTCACTTTCTTTAAAACAGCTTACAAACTCTTCAAATAATAAATTAGTTCTAGAATAACGATGCGGTTGAAATGCACAAATCAAACGGTGCGGTTTTGTTTGTCTTGCCGCCACTAAAGTTGTTGCTATTTCTGTTGGGTGATGCGCATAATCATCGACCACCCAAATCCCCTTGGTTTTTCCTTTAGTCTGAAATCTTCTTTTTGCGCCATTAAAATAGTCAAACCCTTTTTGCATCGTTTCAAAGTCAATTCCCAATTTCAAACAAACTACAATTGCTGCTAAGGCATTAGCAACATTATGTTTTCCCGGAACATTTAACTTTATTGAACCAATTTTAGCATCATCTTTATAGACATCAAATAATGTATTAGCACCATCAGCTACTATATTTTTCGCCATATAATCAGCTTTAGAATTTAAAGCATAGCTAACATATTTCACTGCAATTTCTGGTGCTAAATTTTTCACATAATCATTATCAAAGCATAATACTGCTAACCCAGTATCTGTTGATAAATTTCCTAGAAATTTTTTAAAGGTCGCTAAGATATTTTCCATACTGCCATAATAATCCATGTGGTCGTTTTCAATATTAGTAACTATCGCAATTTCTGGCAAAAGTTTTAAAAATGAACCATCACTTTCATCTGCCTCCGCTACTAAATACTCACCATTACCAAGTTTAGCATTACTTTGTAAATAGTCAACTTCACCACCGATAATAGCCGTCGGATCAATTCCCGCAACATCTAGTAACACCGCTAACATTGAAGTCGTCGTTGTTTTCCCATGTGCCCCGGCTACCGCAATACCTTTTTCATTATTAAGTAACGTTGCCACAATATCAGAGCGGTGATAAACCGGAATATTATTATCAATAGCCGCTACCACTTCCGGATTATTTTTAGCAATAGCGGTCGAAACTACAATAGCATCGACACCATTAACATATTCAGCTTTATGCCCTTGATAAATGTCAGCACCCAACGCTTTTAATTTTTTAACAATTTCAGATTCACTAAGATCCGATCCTGAAACTTTATAACCTTGTTCTAATAATACTCGAGCAATAGCGCTCATTCCCGAGCCACCAATACCGACAAAATGAATTTTTTTTAATTCTGTTAACAAGAAAAACGCTCCTTTTTAGCTAGTTTAATAATTAAATCCGCTATCAATTGGCTTGAATTAGGCTTACCAATTTTAACACAGGCCTGTTTCATTACCAATAAACTCTCTTGATCGTTAAATAAACTTTCAATTATTCCAATAAGTTTTCCTGAAGTTACTTCATTATCCTTAACAACAATTCCAGCACCACTATTTTCAATAACTTTTGCATTATATTCTTGGTGGTTTTCTGCTGCATAAGGATAAGGAATTAGTATCGCCGGTACTGCTCTTGCCATCAATTCTGCAATTCCTAATGCTCCGGCTCGGAAAATACCCAAGTCAGCACTAGCTACGCCTAGTGGCATCTCATATAGATAAGGTTTTATTACAATATTATCAATTTCATCAATCTTTAAATCAATTTTCAGTTTATCAACTATTGTATTATAATCACCTTTACCAGTAATATGCAATAGTTGAATTTTTTTGTTATTGGCAAAATATTTATGTACACCCAACATTGCAAAATTAATACTTCTGGCACCTCTACTACCACCAGAAATAACTACCGTAAATTTATCTTCTTTTAAGCCTAACTCTTTAAGTGCTACAGCTTTCTGTGCTGTCATAATTTCATCGCGAATTGGATTTCCCGTAAAGAAAACCTTTTTAGCCGAAAAATACTGTTTCGCTTCTTGATACCCAACTGCAACTGCATCAACAAACTTACCCAATATTTTATTAGTAATACCAGGTATAACATTTTGTTCTTGAATAAGCGTTGGTACTTTCATTAATGCAGCCGCTAATAATACCGGACCACAAACATAGCCTCCGGTACCAACAACCACATCAGGCTTAAACTCTTTTATTATTTGATATGATTTAAAAATACTGTTAAAGGATTTTAGCATAATTTTAATGTTTTTAACAGTAAGAGCTCTTCTAAAACCTTGGACATCAATAGTTTTAAAAGCAATACCGGCTTTTGGTACAATATCACTTTCCATCCCACAATCAGTACCAATATACAAAAACTCACAGTCATGGACATTCTTTTTTATTTTATTAATCAAGGTTAACGCCGGATAGATATGACCGCCGGTTCCACCACCTGAAATAATTATTTTCATGCCAATCTCCCATATATTATCTCTTTAAATTTTTCACCAATTGTTTGAAAACTTTACCACGTTCTTCATAGTTCTTAAACATATCATAGCTAGAGCAAGCCGGCGACAATAACACCACTTGATTAATTTTAGCAATTTCGTGAGCATAAGCTACTGCATCTTCCATTGAAGTTGCAGTATAGATATTATCAATCTTATGTTTAAGAGCATTTTCTTTAAATCGAGCGGTAGCTTCGCCGATCAGAATTAAACAAACCGTTTTCTTTTTTATCTCTTGCATAAACTGCGTTAAATCTGTCATTTTATCATGCCCTCCAGCTAATAAAATAACACCACCTGCAAACGCCTCTAAGGCTTTGATTGCTGATTCAGGATTAGTCGCTTTAGAGTCATTATAATATTCAATACCATTAATAGTATCAACAAATTCAATCCGATGTTCTACACTTTTAAATTCTTTTAAGACCTTCGCTAAAACTTCTGCTTTCAACCCTAAAATAATGCCAAACGCACAGGCTGCCATTGCATTTTGAATATTATGCTCACCTTTTATCTGCAAGTCATCCTTATGGCAGATAATATTTTTTTCACCATCAAACAAACTTACAATTTGATGATTTTCTAAAAATATACCTTCCCTCAAAGTAGCCTTCGTACTAAAGAATAATACCTTCCCCTTGCTCTTAGCGGCAAGTTTCGCTACTTTGGTATCATCATAATTTAACACTAGAAAATCATTTTCATCTTGCTGTGCAAAAATTTTTTCTTTGGCCGCTTGATAATTTTCTATGTTACCATGTCTATCAATATGGTCAGGCGTAATATTTAATATTGCTGCAATATGAGGTTTGAAATCGCAGACCCCTTCCAACTGAAAACTTGAAATCTCAGCAATTATTAAGTCATCAGCTTGTGCTAAAATAGCCTCGTTCGATAATGCCATCCCAATATTGCCACCAACATGTACCTTTTTCCCGGTTTGTGTTAATAATGAACTTAGTAAAGTAGTGGTAGTAGTTTTACCATTAGTACCAGTAACTGCTAAAATTGGTGCTTGGGCTAACTGAAAAGCGACTTCGACTTCACTCAGTACAATAATCCCTTTAGCTTTCGCTGCAAGCACTAACGGTGCATTAATAGAAATTCCCGGTGAAATTATCATATAATCCAAATCAGCTAAAATAGCTTCATCTTGTTCCCCAAAGTTTAAAGAAACACCACTATCAATTAATCCTGTTAAATCATGATTAACATCTTCAATTTTTTTACTATCACTTAAACAAACCTGTGCACCGATCTCTTGTAAAACTTTCGCTACGGAAATTCCACTAATACCGGCTCCTACTACCAATATTTTTTTATTTTTAAAAATCATCTTATAAGCCTCCCGCCGGACTGTTAAATAATATTATTAAAGCAACTAAACTACAAATTAAACCGGCTGACCAAAAAACAGTTACAACCTTAGTTTCATTCCAACCGCCAAGTTCAAAATGATGATGTAGTGGACTCATTCTGAAAACTCTTTTACCCCTTGTTTTATAAGAAGTTACCTGAATTATGACCGATAACGCTTCCATAACAAAAACCAGTCCCAAAATCGCTAGTAATATTATCGTTTTTGTTAAAATAGCTACTATTGCTAAAGCTCCACCGAGTGCTAATGAACCGGTGTCTCCCATAAAAACTTTAGCTGGGTAATAGTTGAACTTTAAAAAGGCTAAAGTTGCACCAAGAACAGCCGCACAAAAAATCGCTAAATCAAGTTGATTTAGATATAAGCAAATAATCATATAAGTTATCAATGCAATACTAGCAGTTCCCGCAGCTAACCCGTCTAGTCCATCCGTCAAGTTAACAGCATTAGTTGTCCCTACCAGCACAAAAAATAAGAGCGGATAATAAAAATAGTCCAATTCTAATTTATGATCTAAAAATGGAATCCATATATCAGTTCCCAATTGCAAATAATTGATACTAATATATGATAATGCCACTGCCATAAAAATCTGACCTAATAATTTTTCTTTAGCTTTAAGCCCTAGTGATCTTTTTAAAACAACCTTAATAAAATCATCAATAAAGCCCAGTAAAGCATGTCCTAAGGTAATAAATAATGCCAATATAATTTCGATACTGAATTTAGCAAAAAATAACGTTGAGATAGTAAGCCCTAATAAAATAATAAGCCCACCCATAGTCGGTGTTCCTGCTTTTACGTAATGACTTTCCGGACCTTCTTCTCTAATACTTTGTCCAAATTTCATTTTTCTTAGTATCGGTATTAACTTCGGTGCACACAAAAAAGCAACGACTGCTGAAAGCAACGCCGCATACAATAAACTATCCATTTAAATCCTCCTGTTAAAACAATCCCTCTAACGTTTTTTCCATTTTCATCCCACGAGAACCCTTAATTAACACAGTATCACCAGCTTTTAGGTTTTTTCGTAAAATATTTTTAATATCTTCATGATCAACAGCTTCATATACATTTATGATACCGTTATTTTTGGCTTGCACCGCAATATTTTTGGCAGCTTCGCCTAAAGTTATTACAAGCTCTACTTTATTTTTAGATAAAATATCGCCAATCTTCAGATGAGCATCTTTAGAGATATCACCTAATTCTAACATATCACCTAATACTGCTACTTTACGATTTGGTGCAATTTTACTTAGCGATTCAATGGCCGCATTCATCGACATGGGGCTGGCATTATAAGCATCATTGATAAACGTATAGTCTTTCAGTTTCATAACCGCCAATCTCATTGCACTAAGTGACAATTGATCTAAGCCCTTTTGAAGTTCTTGTGACTCAAGCTTCATTCTATGCCCTAACGCGATGGCCGCCAAACTATTATATAAGTTGTGTTTGCCTACTAATGGCACTCTGCAACAATATTTTTGATTTTGATAAGTATAGTTAAATTTTGTCTCTGTCTGATAGTATTCAATATCCGTAGCCTTAACATCAGCTTCATTATCAATGCCAAAGTAGATAACCTCTGCCAATGTTTTTTCTGCCATTTTTTTCACATTTTCATCGTCAGAATTCAAAATTACCAAGCCCTCTGCCGGTATAGCTTGAACCAACTCACTTTTTGCTTTGGCAATATTATCAATATTACCTAACAGCTCCATATGAGTTTCACCAACATTAGTTACAATAGCAATATTAGGTTTTGCAATTTGTGTTAATTCTTTAATATGACCAAGTCCACGCATTCCCATTTCAACAACTGCCACCTCATGTTGTGGTTGCAGTTGTAATAATGTTAAGGGCAGTCCTATTTCATTATTAAAATTACCGGCAGTCTTGTGAACATTATACTTTGCACTGAGCACTGCCGCTGCCAAATCTTTAGTAGTAGTCTTACCATTAGAACCGGTTATCGCAACTATCGGAATGTCAAATTTTTCACGATAACATCGAGCTATTTGTTGATAAGCCTTCAATGGATTAGCTACCGTAATAACTGTTATATTATCAGCTAAGTCATATTTAAAATCTTTACTGATAACAAGACCAGTAGCCCCTTTTTCTATTGCCAGTGTTATAAAATTATGACCATCAAAATTTTCGCCACTTAAGGCAATGAAAATTTCTCCGGCAACAATTTTTCTAGTATCAGTATTTACTCCGGAGAACTCAGTATAAACTTTTTTTAAAACAGCACCATCAGTAGCACTAATAATCTCATTAAGCTTAAATGTTGACATTATTAATCTCCCTCAATAATTCACCAGCAGTTTCACGATCATCAAAATGAATCGTTTCATTTTTTAATATTTGATAATTTTCATGACCTTTACCGGCAATAATTACAATATCATCTTTTTGTGCAAGCTTAATAGCTTTTTTTATCGCCTCATACCGTTCAGTGATTTTTTCATAGCTTTTAGCACCAAGAACCGGTAATATCCCTGCTTCAATTTCACTCAGAATAAATTCCGGATCTTCCGTTCTTGGATTATCAGAAGTAGCAATAACAATGTCTGATAGTTCTGTTGCTATTTTCCCCATAATCGGTCGTTTAGTTCTATCACGATCTCCACCACAACCAAACACCGTTATAATTCTCTGGGTTGTTATTTCTCTGGCAGTTTTTAATATGTTTTCCAAACCATCCGGTGTATGTGCATAGTCAACAATAACACTGAAATCTTGTCCTTCATCCACTAATTCAAATCTACCGGCAACGCAATTTGCCTCCTCCAGTGCTTCTTTTATTACCATAGCCTCAACTTTTTCTGCTAATGCTATACCAACCGCCGCTAATACATTGTAAACATTAAAAATTCCGGTAATTTTTAATGTTAAATTTATGTTTGTGAGCCCCTTTATCTCAAAGGAAGCACCTTTTGCTAAAACCTGAACATTTTCAGCTTTTAAAGAAGCAACATTGTTGATACCGTAAGTAATAATATTACAATCATCACTAGTCGCTGCTAGCATACTTATTCCAGCCTTATCATCAACATTAACAACCGCACTTTTACTAGCCTTAACATTACTGTTATTATTTAACAACTTAAATAATTTTGCTTTTGCTACGGTGTAGTTTTCAATTGTTTTATGAAAATCCAAATGATCTTGAGTCAAGTTAGTAAATGCCGCTACATCAATTTCACAGCAAATAATTCGCTCTAATTCTAAAGCGTGTGATGATATTTCCATAACAACATAGTCTATTTTTGCATCATACATTTTATATAAAATCTGTTGTAACTCAATAACATCAGGGGTAGTATTATTAATTGGCAAAATTTCATTTTCAATCATTATTTGAATCGTTCCAATAACTCCAACCTTATAGCCGGCCTTTTGTAAAATATTTTTAGTTAAATAACTGGTGGTAGTTTTCCCGTTTGTCCCAGTTATCCCGATGATTCTCATCTTTGTTCCCGGATAATCATAAAAATAAGGAACAATAATTTTGATTGTTTCCCGTACATCGCTAACAACTATTAAGGTTATGTGCGGTGGTACAGTTATTTCTTTTTCCGCTAAAATAGTATTCGCACCTTTTTCAATTGCTTGTATTGCAAAATCATGTCCATCAACTTTTGCCCCGTTCATGCAAACAAATAATGTTCCCGACACAACTTTTCGTGAATCTTGCTCTATCCCTGTTATTATTTTTTCACAATCACCAATTATTTTATAATCAGTTATTAATTCTAATATTTTTTTTAACTCTTTTGTCATAAGAGTTCCTCCCACTATATCAAAATATTTCTCTAAAAATAAATTATAGCACCAACTTAGCACCCTTTTCAATTAGAAAGACACTGTATTTAAACTTATCTTAAAAAGTTATATCTTAAATTTAAAATAGCAGCCAATGGCTGCTATTTAGTTTATCTAAATTCCGCTACACAACTATTCTAGCTATTGGTATTAACAAAATATACATTCTTTGGTAAGGTCATTCCTAATTTCCCAACAGCAATAGTCTGAATTCTTTCCGGAGACTTTAGCTTAGCAATATCTAGTTTTAATCTTTCATTTTCTTGATCTAATTTATTAACTTGACCTTTGAGCTCTACCAATTCATAACCATTTCTTATCACCATTTCACTTCTCACCATAGTAAACATTGCAAAAAATAAAATAAGACCAACCATAATTAAACATTTACTACGAAGTTCAGTATTAATAGTTAAATTTTGTTTTATCTCAACCTTATTTACAACATTATCTTCATAATATAGCTCAAATTCTCTTTTTCTCTCAGCTAACATTTCTTAATCCTCCAAAGTTAGTTACAGTTTTTCTGCAACTCTTAATTTAGCACTCTTTGCTCTGGAATTTTCATTTAACTCTTTCTCTGTAGCTGCCATCGGTTTTCCTATAATCTTGACTTTAGGCTTTAAATTACACACACACATTGGTAATCTTGGAGGACAGATGCAACCTTTGCCCAAGCTTTGAAAAGTTTGTTTAGTAATTCTATCTTCCAAAGAATGAAAAGTTATAACACAAATACGCCCTTTTTTCGCTAATTTATCAACTGCTACTTTAAATGTATTTTCTAAAATGTTTAATTCATTATTAACTTCAATTCTGATTGCCTGAAAAGTTCTTTTAGCTGGATGACCGCCTTCTTTTCTGGCTGCTGCCGGAATAGCTTTTTTTATAATTTCTACTAACTCGCCGGTAGTTTCAATAGCCTTAACCTTACGCTCAGCTACTATAAACTTTGCAATTCGTTTTGCCCAACGCTCTTCTCCGTATTTTAGAATAAGAGTTGCTAAATTTTCTTCTTCATATTTATTTACAACTTCGTATGCTGATAAAGAATCATTAGGGTTCATCCTCATATCTAGCCTAGCATCCTGCATATATGAAAATCCTCGTTCAGCTTTATCAAGCTGATGTGAAGATACTCCTAAATCAAATAAAAATCCGTCTACACTCTCAACTTTTAATTGATTTAAAACTTCCACTAAATTAGAAAAATTGTTATTGACAATATCAATTCTACATTTAGCACCTGCTAAGCGTTCTTTAGCAACGGAAATTGCCGTTGGATCTTGGTCAATACCGATAAACCAAGCTTTTTCGTTCAATCTTTCGATAACCCTTAACGCATGACCACATCCCCCTAAAGTACAATCAACATAGACTCCTTCAGGCTTTGTAACCAAATTTTCTATTGTTTCTTCCATTAAAACACTTATATGATGAAAATCCACAAGTCAACCCTCTCATATGCCCAAATCAACCAGATTTTCGGCTATTTCTGCAACCATTGGTGCAACCTTATTATTATAATTATCCCACTCTACTTTACTCCAAATTTCAATTCTATTTGAAACCCCAATAATTATAACATCTTTATCTAGTTTAGCATAATCTCTTAACGATAGTGGTAATAAAATTCGGCCATTTCTATCAGGTTCTAATTCCGCCGCCCCTGCAAAGAAAAATCTTACAAACGCTCTGGCTTCAGCTTTCGCCATCGGTAATTGTTTCAATTTGGTTTCAAGGATCTGCCATTCAGCTTTAGGATAAATAAACAAACAATTGTCTAAGCCCTTTGTTATAATAAAGCTTTCTCCTAACTCATCCCGCAATTTAGCTGGTAGTATCAATCGTCCTTTAGGGTCAACTGTATGAAAATATTCACCCATTAACAAAATATCCACCACCAAACAAAATACATTTACCTTAAACCACTTCAAACCACTTTACTCCACTTTTTCTACTATTCTTGATAAAAAAATAAAATCCTTCCTAAAAATAGAAAGAATTTATTTTTTTAAAAATTATGGTCTTAAGTCCTAATTAAACCAAGTCGTTGCAAGGTTTTTGTGA from Negativicutes bacterium harbors:
- a CDS encoding DUF881 domain-containing protein, with the protein product MLPIKQGQAAIAFVCVVLGFMLAVQFKTTQDIRSTIPFQRVEDLSQRLSQTEKERDSLQDEVKKLKESTNKQETLSKDIENIKMGAGVLAMQGPGISIVIDDSKKQSKTGENLNLYLIHDDDILKVINELRAAGAEGISINEQRLIATSEIRCAGPTLSVNNTRYSPPYEIKAIGDSQTLENALKMRGGVVETLQFWGIQITIKTENNVILPAYKSQFRFEHSKPIKEGGQ
- a CDS encoding FtsQ-type POTRA domain-containing protein produces the protein MEEDKKAQRSSKGKFTTNAILLLIISFCIFYLLTLPSFHIGTVTITGNNILTEDELFNIAQIPKPYNVLNVNVTETEKRLKRDLRVEKVTVTRKMFTEIVINIEERKPICYIACDYGFLQLDKNGVILTAVKNVKKFNLPIITGMVLENLYIGDIVNDVNIKSMLEYLAMLDEATLNKLSEVNISKQDYFLAYTTNSVQIKLGNKERLAEKANLTKTLLQELSSKNMKVEYIDLNYATPFMKFK
- a CDS encoding D-alanine--D-alanine ligase → MMNKKIIVLMGGPSSEREVSLNTGNAILAALQSKGYNAIGLELDPPRLFEQLKEHQGEVVFNAIHGKFGEDGYLQGALELLDIPYTGSGVLASAIAMDKAVSKQIFKAEEIPTPPAKLFKKEEINSTTKGNIIAEFGLPVVVKAVAQGSSIGVTIAENDIELSAAIEIAKKYDNNILIEQYIKGRELTVAVMGSADITVLPIIEIVPHSGKYDYQSKYTKGATDYLVPAQLTQTVADKVSNIAENTFKALGCKGVARVDFMLDQAENPYVLEVNTIPGMTATSLVPKAAKSAGITFEDLCEKILLMALKK
- a CDS encoding UDP-N-acetylmuramate--L-alanine ligase produces the protein MLTELKKIHFVGIGGSGMSAIARVLLEQGYKVSGSDLSESEIVKKLKALGADIYQGHKAEYVNGVDAIVVSTAIAKNNPEVVAAIDNNIPVYHRSDIVATLLNNEKGIAVAGAHGKTTTTSMLAVLLDVAGIDPTAIIGGEVDYLQSNAKLGNGEYLVAEADESDGSFLKLLPEIAIVTNIENDHMDYYGSMENILATFKKFLGNLSTDTGLAVLCFDNDYVKNLAPEIAVKYVSYALNSKADYMAKNIVADGANTLFDVYKDDAKIGSIKLNVPGKHNVANALAAIVVCLKLGIDFETMQKGFDYFNGAKRRFQTKGKTKGIWVVDDYAHHPTEIATTLVAARQTKPHRLICAFQPHRYSRTNLLFEEFVSCFKESDILILTEIYSAGEAPIAGVTGKLLAERIKEQIGQEVVYIEQRSDISQYLADIAKDGDLIMTMGAGDIFLTGEELLESLNK
- the murG gene encoding undecaprenyldiphospho-muramoylpentapeptide beta-N-acetylglucosaminyltransferase; translated protein: MKIIISGGGTGGHIYPALTLINKIKKNVHDCEFLYIGTDCGMESDIVPKAGIAFKTIDVQGFRRALTVKNIKIMLKSFNSIFKSYQIIKEFKPDVVVGTGGYVCGPVLLAAALMKVPTLIQEQNVIPGITNKILGKFVDAVAVGYQEAKQYFSAKKVFFTGNPIRDEIMTAQKAVALKELGLKEDKFTVVISGGSRGARSINFAMLGVHKYFANNKKIQLLHITGKGDYNTIVDKLKIDLKIDEIDNIVIKPYLYEMPLGVASADLGIFRAGALGIAELMARAVPAILIPYPYAAENHQEYNAKVIENSGAGIVVKDNEVTSGKLIGIIESLFNDQESLLVMKQACVKIGKPNSSQLIADLIIKLAKKERFSC
- a CDS encoding UDP-N-acetylmuramoyl-L-alanine--D-glutamate ligase, with product MIFKNKKILVVGAGISGISVAKVLQEIGAQVCLSDSKKIEDVNHDLTGLIDSGVSLNFGEQDEAILADLDYMIISPGISINAPLVLAAKAKGIIVLSEVEVAFQLAQAPILAVTGTNGKTTTTTLLSSLLTQTGKKVHVGGNIGMALSNEAILAQADDLIIAEISSFQLEGVCDFKPHIAAILNITPDHIDRHGNIENYQAAKEKIFAQQDENDFLVLNYDDTKVAKLAAKSKGKVLFFSTKATLREGIFLENHQIVSLFDGEKNIICHKDDLQIKGEHNIQNAMAACAFGIILGLKAEVLAKVLKEFKSVEHRIEFVDTINGIEYYNDSKATNPESAIKALEAFAGGVILLAGGHDKMTDLTQFMQEIKKKTVCLILIGEATARFKENALKHKIDNIYTATSMEDAVAYAHEIAKINQVVLLSPACSSYDMFKNYEERGKVFKQLVKNLKR
- a CDS encoding phospho-N-acetylmuramoyl-pentapeptide-transferase, whose amino-acid sequence is MDSLLYAALLSAVVAFLCAPKLIPILRKMKFGQSIREEGPESHYVKAGTPTMGGLIILLGLTISTLFFAKFSIEIILALFITLGHALLGFIDDFIKVVLKRSLGLKAKEKLLGQIFMAVALSYISINYLQLGTDIWIPFLDHKLELDYFYYPLLFFVLVGTTNAVNLTDGLDGLAAGTASIALITYMIICLYLNQLDLAIFCAAVLGATLAFLKFNYYPAKVFMGDTGSLALGGALAIVAILTKTIILLAILGLVFVMEALSVIIQVTSYKTRGKRVFRMSPLHHHFELGGWNETKVVTVFWSAGLICSLVALIILFNSPAGGL
- a CDS encoding UDP-N-acetylmuramoyl-tripeptide--D-alanyl-D-alanine ligase; translated protein: MSTFKLNEIISATDGAVLKKVYTEFSGVNTDTRKIVAGEIFIALSGENFDGHNFITLAIEKGATGLVISKDFKYDLADNITVITVANPLKAYQQIARCYREKFDIPIVAITGSNGKTTTKDLAAAVLSAKYNVHKTAGNFNNEIGLPLTLLQLQPQHEVAVVEMGMRGLGHIKELTQIAKPNIAIVTNVGETHMELLGNIDNIAKAKSELVQAIPAEGLVILNSDDENVKKMAEKTLAEVIYFGIDNEADVKATDIEYYQTETKFNYTYQNQKYCCRVPLVGKHNLYNSLAAIALGHRMKLESQELQKGLDQLSLSAMRLAVMKLKDYTFINDAYNASPMSMNAAIESLSKIAPNRKVAVLGDMLELGDISKDAHLKIGDILSKNKVELVITLGEAAKNIAVQAKNNGIINVYEAVDHEDIKNILRKNLKAGDTVLIKGSRGMKMEKTLEGLF